The nucleotide sequence CGGAGCCCACGATCATCGGGTTGGTGACCACGTTGCCCAGGACGCTGCCGAGGCTGGGGCGGCGGCCGTCGGTGAGGGTGTCCATGACGGTCAGGTAGACGGGGGTGTTGAGCGCCAGCTGGAACAGGATGACGGGGACCACCTGGGACGCGTCCCCGAGCACGAAGACGGCGATCGGGATGCCGAGGTTGGCCGAGTTCACCTGGGAGGCGGCCTGGGCTCCCATCACGGTGGTGGCCGCGTCCCGGCGCAGCACCCACCGGGCGATCCCGGCGTAGACGAGGGTCGTGGCCACGGCGGACACGGCGGCCACCAGCAGCGGCGCGGAGAGGATCCGGGCGATGTCCGCCTCGGAGATGGTGAGGAACAGCAGCGGCGGACTGGCCACGTAGAAGGCGAACTTGCTCAGCACGAGCTGCCCCTGGGGGCCCAGCACGCCCCGCCGGCCCACGGCGTAGCCGGTCAGGATGACGGCCCAGACGATGAAGAACCCCGAGAACACTCCGGTCACGGGACCCTCCCTCGCGCTGCTGCGGGTCCGCGTCCGCGGGCCCCTACAGTTCTATCCCATCACCGGCCCGTCCGCGGTCGGGCCGGGGCGGGTCACGCGGCGGGCAGGTCGGCGCGGGCGGCGCTCAGCGTCCGGGAGTGGGGCGGGCGGGCGACGCCGTCGAGCAGGGCCTCGGCGGGGTCCGACCCGAGGTCGACGATCCGGTTGTCCGCGTCCACGTGGACCACGGACGGCACGTGGGCGCGCGCCTCGGCGTCGTCCATCTGTGCGTAGCTGATGAGGATGACGAGGTCCCCGGGGTGCACGAGGTGGGCGGCGGCCCCGTTGATCCCGACGACGCCGGAGCCGCGCTCGCCGGCGATCGTGTAGGTCTCCAGCCGCGCGCCGTTGGTGACGTCCACGATGGAGACGAGCTCGCCGGGGAGGATGTCGGCGGCGTCGAGGAGGTCCTGGTCGACGGTGACCGAGCCGACGTAGTGGAGGTCGGCCTGGGTCACGACGGCACGGTGGATCTTGGCCTTGAACATGGTGCGCAGCATGACGGGAGATGTGCTCCTCGTGAGCGGGGTGCGGGTGACGGGCGCGGGGCCCGGGCGGTCGCCCCGGTGCGGATGCGGGGAACGGGGCGCGGGGACATCCTACCGCGCGGTCCCGGGAGACGA is from Kocuria rosea and encodes:
- a CDS encoding AEC family transporter, producing MTGVFSGFFIVWAVILTGYAVGRRGVLGPQGQLVLSKFAFYVASPPLLFLTISEADIARILSAPLLVAAVSAVATTLVYAGIARWVLRRDAATTVMGAQAASQVNSANLGIPIAVFVLGDASQVVPVILFQLALNTPVYLTVMDTLTDGRRPSLGSVLGNVVTNPMIVGSGLGILFAVTGWRLPEVVHEPVELVAGASIPAMLMAFGISLVGASPLRRGAGPRRDVVLASTLKLLLHPALAFLFARFVLGLDGHLLYAVVVMAALPTAQNIYVAAVRYGRAEQLCRDTVLVTTVVAMLTMAVVALLLS
- the panD gene encoding aspartate 1-decarboxylase, whose product is MLRTMFKAKIHRAVVTQADLHYVGSVTVDQDLLDAADILPGELVSIVDVTNGARLETYTIAGERGSGVVGINGAAAHLVHPGDLVILISYAQMDDAEARAHVPSVVHVDADNRIVDLGSDPAEALLDGVARPPHSRTLSAARADLPAA